One genomic window of Cannabis sativa cultivar Pink pepper isolate KNU-18-1 chromosome 2, ASM2916894v1, whole genome shotgun sequence includes the following:
- the LOC133034459 gene encoding uncharacterized protein LOC133034459: MENITPIAVTPVAMVVPSVASTGDPTVAPTVESALPNPCRDIVLYQSEVGGSGHSPSSESTPSPPSPQVSQKPRTFLGKAPPISKKVRPSLSSPSPPVSKRVTRSSSSHQSPSKPKSKKKPTPVASTESSPKRSSRGSKKSKLPKAPISIVDPTIVQCFVDASKASVYQRWFGSRELWFEQVVILDDFPELHEFLKLREWVNTVTNLSAPHPILVREFYANLDRTVIAEGHPGCVSAFVRGHRVPFGPSTIASLLQVESIRKPTYGKHFNPDQSLMGRVLTGRDDYIWDKQEILVTHLTPFYRVLHRVALYNWFPNSHLSAVTLEIGKFLYAVGTNVSIDLPSLIFERVL, encoded by the exons ATGGAGAATATCACACCCATTGCAGTAACCCCTGTTGCTATGGTTGTTCCATCCGTGGCATCGACTGGTGATCCTACAGTGGCTCCTACAGTCGAGTCTGCACTACCTAATCCCTGTCGTGACATTGTCCTCTACCAGTCGGAGGTTGGTGGTTCTGGACATTCCCCAAGTTCAGAGTCGACCCCGTCTCCCCCCTCACCTCAGGTCAGTCAGAAACCTCGTACGTTTCTAGGTAAGGCTCCTCCTATCTCTAAAAAGGTTCGACCTTCACTGTCATCTCCTTCCCCACCTGTGTCGAAACGAGTCACCCGTTCTTCGTCGAGTCACCAGTCTCCCTCGAAACCT AAATCCAAGAAAAAACCCACTCCAGTTGCTTCTACAGAGTCATCTCCCAAACGGTCGTCTAGAGGTTCTAAAAAGTCCAAACTTCCCAAAGCACCTATATCAATTGTCGACCCAACAATAGTACAATGTTTTGTTGATGCCTCTAAAGCCTCTGTCTATCAACGGTGGTTTGGCAGTCGTGAGCTTTGGTTCGAACAAGTGGTCATATTAGATGATTTTCCTGAACTGCATgagtttttaaaacttagggaATGGGTAAACACGGTCACTAACTTGTCTGCTCCTCATCCCATCTTAGTTCGAGAATTCTATGCCAATCTCGATAGAACTGTTATTGCTGAGGGTCATCCAGGGTGTGTGAGTGCCTTTGTTAGGGGTCATAGAGTTCCTTTTGGTCCATCCACTATTGCGTCATTATTGCAAGTTGAGTCCATCAGGAAACCAACATATGGGAAACACTTCAATCCAGATCAATCCTTGATGGGTCGAGTGCTAACTGGCAGGGATGACTATATTTGGGACAAACAGGAAATTCTGGTCACTCATCTGACTCCATTCTATAGGGTTCTTCATCGGGTAGCCTTGTACAATTGGTTTCCTAATTCTCATTTGTCTGCTGTTACACTTGAGATTGGCAAGTTCTTGTATGCTGTAGGCACTAATGTGTCCATTGATCTGCCCTCGCTCATTTTTGAACGGGTACTTTAA
- the LOC133034460 gene encoding uncharacterized protein LOC133034460: MEMFREGGSTSRPPMLEGANYPYWKTKMRAFLRAVDERVWMSIEEGWCKPTMMENEIVIPKPMSQWTTVEMERANFNSKALHALSIAVSTNQLKVIANCEIAKEAWEKLKIKSEGTDAVKKSRLRALAKAFENLTMEEDESVAEFHAKLCDISNESYALGKTYCNSKVVRKVLGVLPRRFMSKVTSIEEMRNIEELDLDELIGSLQNYELSLSRWKKTKKQKEVVKEKSDASIALIHQENKKLVLEDLNGITDETVALLTRNYAKFLKKNYRKNSPADKENLLKRNKGVNFKPGQASTDQKGRGIKCRECDGYGHIQAECANTLKKKKALAATWSDSDEENNSTASEGSDEEKQVLAFMAQSCNPVES; the protein is encoded by the coding sequence ATGGAAATGTTTAGAGAAGGAGGCTCCACCTCGAGACCTCCGATGCTGGAAGGAGCCAATTATCCATACTGGAAAACCAAGATGCGTGCTTTCTTGAGAGCTGTAGATGAAAGAGTTTGGATGTCCATAGAAGAAGGGTGGTGTAAACCAACGATGATGGAGAATGAAATCGTTATACCCAAACCTATGAGTCAATGGACCACTGTTGAAATGGAAAGAGCGAATTTCAACTCAAAGGCTCTTCATGCCTTGTCTATTGCCGTCTCCACTAACCAATTGAAGGTTATAGCCAATTGTGAAATTGCTAAGGAAGCATGGGAGAAGCTGAAAATTAAGAGCGAGGGAACTGATGCTGTCAAGAAATCAAGGCTGCGTGCCTTGGCAAAGGCTTTCGAAAATCTTACCATGGAGGAGGATGAGTCTGTGGCTGAATTCCATGCAAAACTTTGTGACATCTCTAATGAATCGTATGCTCTGGGGAAAACTTACTGTAACTCGAAAGTGGTTCGAAAGGTGCTTGGTGTCCTCCCAAGAAGATTCATGTCCAAAGTTACCTCGATCGAAGAAATGAGAAACATTGAGGAACTCGATCTTGACGAACTCATCGGGTCTTTGCAAAACTATGAGCTATCACTGTCTAGGtggaagaaaaccaagaaacaaaaggaggttgtgaaagaaaagtcaGATGCCAGCATTGCTCTTATTCACCAAGAAAACAAGAAACTTGTTCTGGAAGATTTGAATGGCATTACAGATGAAACGGTTGCCTTGTTAACAAGAAACTATGcaaaattcttgaaaaagaaCTACAGGAAAAATTCACCAGCTGACAAAGAAAATCTTCTCAAGAGAAACAAAGGAGTAAATTTCAAACCAGGACAAGCCTCTACTGATCAAAAGGGCCGAGGAATTAAGTGCAGAGAATGTGATGGATATGGTCACATTCAGGCTGAGTGCGCCAAcacactaaaaaagaaaaaggccctTGCAGCAACTTGGAGTGATAGTGATGAGGAAAACAACTCCACAGCCAGTGAAGGATCAGATGAGGAAAAGCAGGTACTGGCATTCATGGCCCAAAGTTGTAATCCAGTTGAGTCTTAA